Proteins encoded in a region of the Trypanosoma brucei gambiense DAL972 chromosome 4, complete sequence genome:
- a CDS encoding dihydroxyacetone phosphate acyltransferase,putative gives MKQGNGTTHSIPHNVPFRRIVILSDYGSPWLNAVTAVTCATLPCLSALSNGWCEKRGNVVVASKLDSPRVLIPAEAGVAPDGTSCSSLSSLSAVCRDLADGSNIASRIFFTADAASNPRAQTFAPSVEDDLFVYVSAWSAEKDAAHLALRSLSNMFGATSFGIGASGVLTGPCGVPRLIILADESTRNSVCETARHLSNWCVLSCIVPSFAPPAFNHQLAASVVRECDVVCGVLECVALGVALGTVKRLPFGFMDPVCVMPLDAAISTALIAFLQRLKGGPAAVCGGTSATIIIGSPSDSAFVWGMFAQYLMDYYGRVGLLALKESQLRWLFDTSPALQLNADFMNWVNYGTSTMMPFRCYYDNAAARRRKQLMEHYPHSNVARKVCGTLTNIDTRIHNMVKLTQHSEPTGQHDGERVNKQGKPNTAGFYSDLLRAVEQDVALRPLYPYISLSCIRWDVFVKVIAQSVLEHAARQIAGHPTVVPPPLPLYHNDIIFYGPQRAPRNCLLTRFFPESVRWAQRSGLRPNGVLVAAEPGLTEESLACILQRPSIIQVVKKTAKAEGVTEEDVLRRATAILRGMGDNLNQLNVRVFGLMVRKALFRLFDRVSLNASAFERLHAATTQPRTHVMLLPAHRSYIDFIIMTYLLLVMGLTLPHVCAGDDFLRMGQITKLMRGSGAFFIRRTFRDDPLYTALFKEYIHNLVLRKQMIEFFIEGTRSRTGKTQRPMLGVLKFIADTLVNAQEAIDDACILPVSLSYDELLETKLYAAEQLGLSKPRESVGNLVRASSVLSRRHGKIHVHVAEPLSLRSFCHNPSQCPEGFEPVTGGVTAAAPNKSSDGEGARSPSHIPKQVLTNIAWHVTHTLQDNTIITPTALLAAVLGTLSPPAGCMSLREAQAKMLWLRDHIIRRRAHVSEDCVNNNGEELSRMALFHLAEFVETRVEAGETWVAMRQDSRAPLGVAICSNQLIHVFVDEGVVALVARASGELSDNKKTARVSTDLLKRECELLRTLLAGEFQDYLPWCPYTYASWFKYAVTRLLAHDDIHNDGTVTLEGGGSAESTNKVKKGDPYAVASEPRLHDSEDIVIHFTRRFRFITGILYPFVESLYVVSVAVAAVAETHVEHLLRRRPLLLACQKWALELCNEKRLVVHIQSCGSVALKSAFTSIMEFIGLKSRTEEKDLVYILPIPPNGLETQLQPVTEQLKKLLRPLIKVKEEEEREARNHMVNVYKKIQMSSKRASRM, from the coding sequence ATGAAACAAGGTAACGGGACCACACACTCCATTCCCCACAATGTGCCCTTCCGACGCATTGTTATTCTTTCTGACTATGGATCACCGTGGCTCAACGCGGTAACGGCCGTAACATGCGCAACGCTGCCATGTCTTTCGGCACTCTCCAATGGGTGGTGTGAGAAGCGTGGAaacgttgttgttgccagTAAACTGGATAGCCCGCGCGTCCTCATTCCGGCCGAGGCAGGTGTTGCACCGGACGGCACCTCGTGCTCGTCACTTTCCTCGTTATCTGCAGTGTGTCGGGATTTAGCTGACGGCAGTAACATCGCCAGTCGTATCTTTTTTACCGCGGATGCGGCCAGCAATCCGCGAGCGCAGACTTTTGCACCAAGCGTGGAAGATGacttgtttgtgtatgtgtcgGCGTGGAGTGCTGAAAAGGACGCCGCCCATCTTGCTCTTCGTTCCCTTTCCAACATGTTTGGTGCCACCAGCTTCGGCATTGGCGCATCGGGTGTCCTCACAGGACCGTGTGGCGTTCCTCGGCTTATTATTCTGGCAGACGAATCCACACGAAACTCAGTCTGCGAAACTGCTCGGCATCTCAGCAATTGGTGCGTCCTCTCGTGCATTGTGCCAAGTTTCGCTCCCCCGGCCTTCAACCACCAGCTTGCTGCTTCGGTCGTGCGGGAATGCGATGTCGTATGCGGGGTTCTGGAGTGTGTTGCGCTCGGCGTGGCTCTGGGAACGGTAAAGCGACTTCCGTTCGGTTTTATGGACCCCGTATGTGTTATGCCCCTTGATGCTGCTATCAGTACTGCTCTGATTGCATTCCTGCAGCGTTTGAAAGGGGGTCCTGCAGCAGTCTGTGGGGGTACGAGcgccactattattatagGCTCTCCCAGTGACAGCGCTTTCGTGTGGGGCATGTTTGCTCAATACCTGATGGATTATTATGGTCGTGTGGGTCTTCTCGCACTGAAGGAATCCCAGTTACGTTGGCTGTTTGATACCTCGCCAGCGCTGCAGCTGAATGCAGACTTTATGAATTGGGTGAACTATGGCACATCGACAATGATGCCTTTTCGGTGCTACTATGATAATGCCGCGGCGCGGCGGCGGAAGCAGTTGATGGAGCACTATCCCCATTCAAATGTAGCTAGGAAGGTTTGTGGGACATTAACGAACATTGACACGCGCATCCACAATATGGTAAAGTTGACTCAACACTCTGAGCCAACAGGACAACATGATGGCGAGCGGGTGAACAAGCAGGGGAAGCCCAACACGGCGGGGTTTTACAGTGACTTGCTTCGGGCTGTAGAACAAGATGTCGCGTTACGGCCTCTCTACCCGTACATCTCGTTGAGTTGCATAAGGTGGGATGTTTTTGTGAAGGTTATTGCCCAATCCGTGCTGGAGCATGCGGCACGCCAGATCGCAGGGCATCCAACTGTGGTCCCTCCGCCTCTTCCTTTGTATCATAACGACATCATATTTTACGGCCCGCAGCGGGCTCCGCGGAACTGTCTCCTCACTCGATTCTTCCCAGAAAGTGTTCGGTGGGCACAGCGCTCAGGTTTACGGCCGAACGGGGTGCTTGTAGCGGCAGAACCCGGGCTCACAGAAGAGTCATTGGCGTGTATACTTCAGCGCCCAAGTATAATTCAGGTGGTTAAGAAAACTGCAAAAGCAGAGGGCGTAACGGAGGAAGATGTCTTGAGGCGGGCGACAGCAATCTTGCGCGGTATGGGTGATAATCTGAATCAGCTCAATGTCCGCGTCTTCGGCCTCATGGTGCGGAAGGCGCTGTTCAGGCTCTTCGACAGAGTGAGCCTGAACGCCTCCGCCTTCGAACGGCTCCATGCTGCAACTACGCAACCGAGGACCCATGTCATGTTGCTACCAGCACACAGGTCATATATAGATTTCATCATAATGACCTATTTGCTCCTGGTGATGGGTCTGACCCTACCGCACGTATGTGCAGGTGATGATTTCCTTCGAATGGGCCAGATAACTAAATTGATGCGTGGTAGCGGCGCCTTTTTCATACGGCGGACATTCCGCGACGATCCCCTGTACACTGCACTCTTTAAAGAGTACATTCACAACCTTGTCCTTCGAAAGCAAATGATCGAATTCTTCATTGAAGGAACTCGAAGCCGCACGGGCAAAACACAACGCCCCATGCTCGGGGTCCTAAAGTTCATTGCCGACACCTTGGTTAACGCACAAGAGGCTATCGATGACGCTTGCATCCTTCCAGTCAGTTTGTCTTATGATGAACTACTAGAAACGAAGTTGTATGCGGCGGAGCAGCTCGGGTTGTCAAAACCAAGGGAGAGTGTTGGAAACCTTGTGCGTGCAAGTTCCGTGCTCAGCAGGAGGCATGGGAAGATTCATGTCCATGTTGCCGAACCCCTCTCATTGCGATCCTTCTGCCACAATCCAAGCCAATGCCCCGAGGGGTTTGAGCCGGTAACAGGAGGAGTTACAGCCGCAGCACCTAACAAAAGTAGCGATGGCGAGGGAGCACGTAGTCCGTCCCATATCCCTAAGCAGGTTTTAACGAACATCGCGTGGCACGTAACGCACACTCTACAAGACAATACAATCATTACGCCAACGGCATTGCTCGCTGCAGTTCTCGGAACCCTTTCCCCTCCGGCAGGGTGCATGTCACTTCGGGAGGCGCAAGCTAAGATGTTGTGGCTCCGTGACCACATTATTAGGAGAAGAGCTCACGTCAGTGAAGATTGTGTAAATAATAACGGTGAGGAACTTTCTCGCATGGCTCTCTTTCATCTTGCGGAGTTTGTAGAGACGCGGGTTGAAGCTGGTGAGACATGGGTGGCTATGCGCCAAGACAGCAGGGCTCCATTGGGCGTGGCCATCTGCAGCAACCAGTTAATCCATGTGTTTGTGGACGAAGGCGTTGTGGCGTTAGTAGCGCGTGCGTCAGGGGAGCTCagcgacaacaaaaaaacagcgcGTGTGTCAACTGATCTCTTGAAGCGTGAATGTGAGCTGCTGCGCACGTTGCTCGCAGGGGAGTTTCAGGACTACCTTCCTTGGTGCCCATATACATATGCATCATGGTTCAAATATGCTGTAACACGGCTACTCGCTCACGATGACATCCACAACGATGGGACAGTTACTTTAGAAGGAGGCGGTTCCGCCGAAAGCACCAACAAGGTGAAAAAAGGTGACCCATATGCGGTTGCGAGTGAACCCCGCTTGCATGACAGCGAAGATATCGTGATTCACTTCACACGCCGGTTTCGATTCATTACCGGTATCCTCTATCCATTTGTAGAGTCCCTATATGTTGTCAGCGTTGCAgtggctgccgttgctgaAACACATGTAGAACATCTGCTTCGTAGGAGACCACTGTTGTTGGCATGTCAGAAATGGGCCTTGGAACTATGCAATGAGAAGCGACTTGTTGTGCATATACAATCCTGTGGAAGTGTTGCGCTGAAGAGTGCCTTCACCAGCATTATGGAATTCATTGGTCTCAAGTCGCGTACCGAAGAAAAGGACCTCGTGTACATCCTTCCAATACCACCAAATGGTCTGGAAACGCAATTGCAGCCAGTGACGGAGCAGTTGAAGAAGTTACTGCGCCCCCtcataaaagtaaaagaggaggaagagcggGAGGCGCGAAATCACATGGTTAACGTCTATAAAAAAATCCAAATGAGTTCCAAGCGGGCATCAAGGATGTAG
- a CDS encoding T. brucei spp.-specific protein: MIPPYYYYCYHFFFSFAIIHPIVVVFISCLACFSLSLFLYRSVCMFRFPQPVSFSFLLFPSFLFVFPLSVCVCVCVCVCVCVCVCVCVCVCVCVCVCVCVCVCVCVCVCVCVCVCVCVCVCVCVCVCVCVCVCCIFGLVILLSFCFHIVHGV; this comes from the coding sequence ATGATCCctccttattattattattgttatcacttttttttctcttttgcaaTCATTCATCcgattgttgttgtgtttatttcttgtttggcttgtttttctctttctctttttctgtacCGTTCAGTGTGCATGTTTCGCTTCCCGCAgccagtttctttttcatttttactttttccttcctttctttttgtttttccgttgtctgtgtgtgtgtgtgtgtgtgtgtgtgtgtgtgtgtgtgtgtgtgtgtgtgtgtgtgtgtgtgtgtgtgtgtgtgtgtgtgtgtgtgtgtgtgtgtgtgtgtgtgtgtgtgtgtgtgtgtgtgtgtgtgtgtgtgtgtgtgtgtgtgtgtgtgtgtgtgtgtgtgtgtgtgtgtgtgtgtgtgtgtgtgtgtgttgcatTTTCGGCCTTgttattcttctttcattttgttttcatatCGTGCATGGCGTGTGA
- a CDS encoding ubiquitin carrier protein, putative has product MPAPPAASGVRRLQKELRDITLDPPPYCNAAPSSESIFTWYFTLDGLPQTPYEGGRYVGELRFPPEYPMKAPKIIMLTPSGRFVINSPICLTITDFHPEEWSPMWGVRTIITGLLSFMVSEESGLGGMTATAESRRALAAESHRYNVERVPVYKELFNSEYQKDLKKLNEEAEALRKNCGDVSENLGNKTTNASRAQLRGIVASIVVLVALAVGLLVLRN; this is encoded by the coding sequence ATGCCGGCGCCGCCAGCGGCATCCGGTGTGCGTCGCTTGCAGAAGGAGTTACGCGACATCACCCTGGACCCTCCACCGTATTGTAACGCTGCTCCTTCGTCGGAAAGCATTTTCACGTGGTATTTCACCCTCGATGGACTACCTCAGACGCCTTATGAAGGTGGTCGATACGTTGGGGAGCTGAGGTTCCCACCTGAATATCCGATGAAGGCACCCAAAATAATTATGCTGACGCCGAGTGGACGGTTTGTTATTAACAGTCCCATTTGCCTTACCATAACTGATTTTCATCCGGAAGAGTGGAGCCCAATGTGGGGGGTGCGGACAATAATCACTGGTTTGCTTTCATTCATGGTCAGTGAGGAAAGTGGGTTGGGCGGGATGACGGCAACTGCAGAGAGTCGAAGGGCTCTGGCTGCAGAAAGTCATCGCTATAATGTGGAGCGTGTGCCGGTATACAAGGAATTGTTCAACAGCGAGTACCagaaagatttaaaaaaattgaacgAGGAAGCAGAGGCATTGCGCAAGAACTGTGGTGACGTTAGCGAGAATTTGGGTAACAAAACCACCAACGCAAGCAGGGCGCAGCTGCGTGGAATCGTTGCTTCTATCGTTGTGTTGGTTGCCCTTGCTGTGGGGCTCTTAGTGCTTAGGAATTGA